One part of the Theropithecus gelada isolate Dixy chromosome 5, Tgel_1.0, whole genome shotgun sequence genome encodes these proteins:
- the RAB33B gene encoding ras-related protein Rab-33B, with amino-acid sequence MAEEMESSLEASFSSSGAVSGASRFLPPARSRIFKIIVIGDSNVGKTCLTYRFCAGRFPDRTEATIGVDFRERAVEIDGERIKIQLWDTAGQERFRKSMVQHYYRNVHAVVFVYDMTNMASFHSLPSWIEECKQHLLANDIPRILVGNKCDLRSAIQVPTDLAQKFADTHSMPLFETSAKNPNDNDHVEAIFMTLAHKLKSHKPLMLSQPPDNEIILKPEPKPATTCWC; translated from the exons ATGGCTGAGGAGATGGAGTCGTCGCTCGAGGCAAGCTTTTCGTCCAGCGGGGCGGTGTCAGGAGCCTCCCGGTTTTTGCCTCCTGCCCGCTCCCGCATCTTCAAGATAATCGTGATCGGCGACTCCAATGTGGGCAAGACGTGCCTGACCTACCGCTTCTGCGCTGGCCGCTTCCCTGACCGCACCGAGGCCACGATAGGGGTGGATTTCCGAGAACGAGCCGTGGAGATTGATGGGGAGCGGATCAAG aTCCAGCTATGGGACACAGCAGGACAAGAACGATTCAGAAAGAGCATGGTTCAGCACTACTACAGAAATGTACATGCTGTTGTCTTCGTGTATGATATGACCAACATGGCTAGTTTTCATAGCCTACCATCTTGGATAGAAGAATGCAAGCAACATTTGCTAGCCAATGATATACCACGGATTCTTGTTGGAAATAAATGTGATTTGAGAAGTGCCATTCAGGTACCCACAGACTTGGCACAAAAATTTGCTGACACACACAGTATGCCTTTGTTTGAAACGTCTGCTAAAAACCCCAATGATAATGACCACGTGGAAGCTATATTTATGACCTTGGCTCATAAGCTTAAGAGCCACAAACCATTAATGCTTAGTCAACCCCCTGATAATGAAATTATCCTGAAGCCTGAACCAAAGCCTGCAACGACGTGCTGGTGCTAA